In a single window of the Pseudomonas sp. B21-015 genome:
- the uvrY gene encoding UvrY/SirA/GacA family response regulator transcription factor, giving the protein MIRVLVVDDHDLVRTGITRMLADIDGLQVVGQAESGEESLLKARELKPDVVLMDVKMPGIGGLEATRKLLRSHPDIKVVAVTVCEEDPFPTRLLQAGAAGYLTKGAGLPEMVQAIRLVFAGQRYISPQIAQQLAIKSFQPTNDSPFDALSEREIQIALMIVGCQKVQIISDKLCLSPKTVNTYRYRIFEKLSISSDVELTLLAVRHGMVDASL; this is encoded by the coding sequence TTGATTAGGGTGCTAGTAGTCGATGACCATGATCTCGTTCGTACAGGCATTACACGAATGCTGGCTGACATCGATGGCCTGCAAGTAGTCGGCCAGGCTGAGTCAGGGGAGGAATCCCTGCTAAAAGCGCGTGAGTTGAAACCCGATGTGGTGCTGATGGACGTCAAGATGCCCGGGATCGGCGGTCTTGAAGCCACGCGCAAATTATTGCGCAGTCATCCGGACATCAAAGTCGTCGCGGTCACCGTGTGCGAAGAAGATCCGTTTCCTACCCGGCTGCTCCAGGCAGGTGCCGCGGGTTATCTGACCAAGGGCGCCGGATTGCCGGAAATGGTCCAGGCCATTCGCCTGGTGTTTGCCGGGCAACGCTACATCAGCCCGCAGATTGCCCAGCAACTGGCGATCAAGTCGTTCCAGCCAACCAACGATTCGCCTTTCGACGCCTTGTCGGAGCGGGAAATCCAGATTGCGTTGATGATTGTCGGCTGTCAGAAGGTGCAGATCATCTCCGACAAGTTGTGTCTGTCGCCAAAAACAGTGAATACCTACCGTTACCGTATTTTCGAAAAGCTTTCGATCAGCAGCGATGTCGAGTTGACGCTGCTGGCGGTTCGTCACGGCATGGTTGATGCCAGCCTCTGA
- a CDS encoding N-acetyltransferase, with product MEFELRPATSRDLDFARNLTCRNMLRYYIQHELLWLDEAFDVAWEGRENWLIVRDDTLIGYVSLSRDARALYIRELHLLEAYQGQGAGSWVIDHVFVMACKERRPALRLTVFENNPAKMLYERKGLKVVGKDECFLRMQRDINELHR from the coding sequence ATGGAGTTCGAATTGCGTCCGGCAACGTCTCGGGACCTGGACTTCGCTCGTAACCTGACTTGTCGAAATATGCTTCGCTACTACATTCAACATGAACTGTTGTGGCTGGACGAAGCTTTCGATGTTGCCTGGGAGGGACGCGAAAACTGGCTGATTGTGCGTGATGACACGCTGATCGGTTATGTCAGCCTGAGTCGTGACGCCAGAGCCTTGTACATCCGCGAATTGCATTTACTTGAAGCGTACCAGGGGCAGGGCGCCGGTTCCTGGGTGATCGATCATGTATTCGTCATGGCATGCAAGGAACGACGCCCGGCATTGCGTCTGACCGTCTTTGAAAATAATCCGGCAAAAATGCTTTACGAGAGAAAAGGCCTGAAGGTGGTCGGCAAAGACGAGTGTTTCCTGAGAATGCAGCGTGATATCAATGAACTGCATCGCTGA